AAATAGTAAGAAATATTCCAACCATTTGCTTACTCGCGACGAGACAATATCTTGATTTCGATGGCTGTCTGTCTCTGTCCTCTAAAGTGATGGAACCACTGTACGAAATTGGGGAATAGTGGGTTGTAACCGGTGAATAATCATCTGGACAATTTTCATCATCAGAAGAACCACCCCATTGCGCATATGGGTCATAATCACTTGGCCTTCCCCCAAAGACACCTCTATCACAAACACTAAATCGCCGATCAAGTTGAGCCCGTGGCATTGACATTTCAGTCTCCATTGCTCTCATGCTACGGCTTAGCGTCTGAAATGAGCGGCGGTGGAAGAAAGATGGGGCTTCTTCTCTTACCGATCCCTCAAAGTCAGCATCTAGCTCAACAACAGGATTAGGAACTGGAGAGGGCGTACGATAACCTCCACTTGCTCCGGGAAGACTGTTCAGAGTTTTTCGAATGAGTGCTAGCCATTTTCTAGCTGGGCCATTATCTTCTGTCCCCAAAACATTACCAGCATTCAAAGGAACAATTTCTTGAAACCTAACAACTCACCAAATAAGTCTCATAAGTATAATCATTCTCAACATAAAAGTATTGATCTTAACATGATGATTAATCGGTTGTTACTCACCCCAGAACATAGATGTCCGCAGGAGGTGAGGTATGAAGCCAATCATCAAGACTTAAATTACTAGGTGGAGATTTTCCAGCCACATTCCATGTTGCTACAAAGACCCTGTGCAGGAAACAAATAAACATACATCCTGAGATATGCATACTTCATAAAAATACACCTCTCAATAAAACTGAAcagatcaaaaaaaaaaaaaaaactcacctGTAGTTATTCACATCTGTAACTTCTGAAGTGTCAAGGTCAATCTTACTTCGATGAAAACGATCAGCATTCCTTCTACTTGACTTATCTAcaagttttttttcaaataaacagaaacaaaaacacaaaatataCGAATCAGAAGGCGGTTCGCCAACCAGcaaaaagaggaaaataaaatcattgatTCCTTGCTTATGTTGAACAAAAACAAGTGGTTCGAAGAGTGTTGTGGTCCAAAGGGTAATTCTACTGAACCTGTTTTGCTTTTCTTAATAGTGGATGCCTGCCTCTCTGATAAGTTGTTCCTCCATTCATCATCAACACCTGAAAAAGCATGGACATAAAGTGGTTAAAGCTGTGCCATTTAGCTGTTACAACATATAACtcacatatttttgaaaaatgaagcaAGAAAACACAATCTAAAACCTAGGAAAATAACAGGCAACCAAATTTcagaaaacaacaaaacaaagaaTAGATCTCAAAGAAGCACATGAAAATGGCAGACTTATCAGATTCCAAAGACTACTATACAAAAACATGCAGTAATTATTGCAGAATCAACCAACCAATCAACCAAGACAATTACAGTCAGTGAAAGTTTAACTTTAATTAAACCTCCATTACTTTActtgttaattaattacaaAGTAAATACTCCAAGAACCTCAAACTCAAAATGCAATTTTTAGATTTAACCCTTCAAAAGTAAAGACTGATTCAATTACCTCCAGAGACAATATCATCAGCTTGAAAATCCTCAGCTTTGCTCTTGATATTAAACCATTTCTTCACCAGACTCTTAGGCCAGGAGagcttcatcaaaaaaaaaaaacacaaaaggtAAATTtaggaacaaaaaaaaatagtttcacATTCTTGAAAAAACAAACCTTGGTTTTCTTAGAGCTTTCATCTCTCATTGTTTCAGAACTTCATACGAAAAGAATGCCCAGTAATTGTACGGAATAAAGATCGAATCTTTGAATGAGATCAAGAATCAAAACAAATTTCTCCAAGAATCACTCAACTTTGggattttcttttgaattcaATGAAATGGGGTTGTTGGGTATGAGTTAAAAGATCAAGAATGAACAAAAAGGAGCAatcttgaaacaaaaaaaacaaagaacatTTAGGAGATTATAGTCAAATAGGCCCCATAagtaatgaaaagaaaataattctgGATAAGGAAGATGTGACAGTTGGTGTGCATTGTATGCAAAGCATAAAGGAACTTCAAAGGGGGGAAAACCAGAATTAATGACTGTTTGATTCAAGAACCATGGAAGAAGAAAATGttagagaaagagagagaagaagaagcagAGGGTGTTTGTGGGGACTAAGtaaaatgttgtattttgtatacCTCGTTCTGGTTTTGACAAGGCAAATTTGAAGGGGAATAAAGTGCAGGGgagcaacaaaaacaaaaaaataccaGTCTTCTCACTTTAATATAAATCCAATAAAAGTGCCCGGGAAAAAACAGTAAGAAAAAATAGCTCAcgttaaaaacaaaatttttagtTGGAGTGAAATATGAGGtactcctatatatatatatgagttaaaatagttattttagaCGGGACAGAGTCGGGTAGGATTGAGGAGTTTTGTCTCAATAATGTTTTACgaaaaattatgttgttttatgtATGGTTTACgcttttttttatgtatatatagtaaatgTTAAATCTAGGTCGATTTCTTTGTATGTTAACCTCTTCATATTTTGATTctcttaatgaaaattttgattatgttaCTGATATGAAAGGGGCTCCTTATTGAGTCGTGGAGGAGGTaagatagatttttttttatctgaaTAACCTTTGGCAGAAAATttagttgtttatttattattaaaattattgcttatgtatttatatagtagatgttatATACCCTTCAATATTTGTTTCTGTTACTTATACGAAAAGGGCTCTTCATTGGGTTTTGAGGAGCTAAGATAGGGTTTTTTTATTCTCCGAATCACCTTTGATAGAAATTTACgttgtttatatattattaaaaaaatttagtagGTGCTGAAcccttttcaatttctttgtgtgcttacttcttcatattttaactcttttaatgaaaattcaGATTTTGTTTCTGCTACGAAATGGGCTCTTTATTGGGTTTTGAACTAGCTaacttcttttaattt
The nucleotide sequence above comes from Solanum pennellii chromosome 9, SPENNV200. Encoded proteins:
- the LOC107029411 gene encoding type I inositol polyphosphate 5-phosphatase 4 — its product is MRDESSKKTKLSWPKSLVKKWFNIKSKAEDFQADDIVSGGVDDEWRNNLSERQASTIKKSKTDKSSRRNADRFHRSKIDLDTSEVTDVNNYRVFVATWNVAGKSPPSNLSLDDWLHTSPPADIYVLGFQEIVPLNAGNVLGTEDNGPARKWLALIRKTLNSLPGASGGYRTPSPVPNPVVELDADFEGSVREEAPSFFHRRSFQTLSRSMRAMETEMSMPRAQLDRRFSVCDRGVFGGRPSDYDPYAQWGGSSDDENCPDDYSPVTTHYSPISYSGSITLEDRDRQPSKSRYCLVASKQMVGIFLTIWIRSDLRDDVRNLKVSCVGRGLMGYLGNKGSISVSMSLHQTSFCFICSHLTSGQKEGDELRRNSDVLEILKKTRFPRVHGIGDDNSPQTILEHDRIIWLGDLNYRIALSYRTAKALVEMRNWRVLLENDQLRIEQMMGRVFNGWSEGRIYFPPTYKYSSNSDRYAGEDTHPKEKRRTPAWCDRILWYGQGLYQISYVRGESRFSDHRPVYSILLAEVESINRHRIKKNLSCASSRVEVEELLPPSYGYGGYYY